Genomic DNA from Pseudomonas sp. CCC3.1:
CCATTTGCTCAAAGCTGATCATTAAGCTCATCGTCGGAACCGTAGAATGAGTGGCGAACAATGCCAACGATACCATTTAGCCATCACTCATAGAATGATTGCTCTAGCCGCAGTGACTGCCGTTCGACGCCCTTTGTCGCGAGCATCGCAGGCGCTTGAATTGGCATGAATACATGCAGAGCGTCGGAAAAATGGCAAAGGAAAGCAGCCACAAAGGCTAATGCCAGTCAGTTAACGCACATCCCCTGTGGGATCGGACTTGCTCTCGATGGCTGCTGTTTTCCGCCCGACAACGAACGCAGAGTACGTAAAGCAGATGTTCGACCTTCCCAAACAAGGGACAACGATCTTCAAGTTACTCACTATCCGGCACCGACCGCCATACAACTGTCGTCACACCTATGCGACAATGCGCGCCATGTCTGGCATGAACCCCGCATTTATTTCTCAGCAGCTTGGCCACAGCGTCCAAATGTTGCTGTCGAGTTATGCGCGATGGATCAACTCAAGCTCAGATTGGAGTGAGCTTGAAAAGCTCCAAATGGGTATCAAAATGATCCCAGCCCAAATACGCGCTTTCTAAGCTATTGATAGGTAAAGTAATTGATCTCTACAGCTAACATCACGATGCAGTTCGGCGCAAAGCCGCTATTCGAGAACGTTTCAGTAAAATTTGGCGCAGGTAACCGTTATGGTTTGATCGGTGCCAACGGCTGCGGCAAGTCTACTTTCATGAAAATCCTCGGCAGCGACCTTGAACCGTCCGGCGGTCAGGTCATGCTGGAGCCGAACGTGCGTCTGGGTAAGTTGCGCCAGGATCAGTTCGCTTACGAAGAATTCACCGTGATCGATACCGTGATCATGGGCCACGAAGAGTTGTGGAAGGTCAAGGCTGAGCGCGATCGTATCTATTCGCTGCCAGAAATGACTGAAGAGGACGGCATGGCCGTTGCCGAACTCGAAACCGAGTTCGCTGAAATGGACGGCTACACCGCTGAATCCCGTGCAGGCGAGTTGCTTCTGGGTCTGGGTATTGGCATTGAGCAACACAACGGCCCGATGAGCGAAGTATCGCCCGGCTGGAAATTGCGTGTTCTGCTGGCTCAGGCATTGTTCTCCGATCCTGAAGTGCTGCTGCTCGACGAACCGACCAACCACTTGGACATCAACACTATCCGCTGGCTGGAAAACGTTCTGACTCAGCGCAACAGCCTGATGATCATCATCTCTCACGATAGACACTTCCTGAACAGCGTCTGCACGCACATGGCCGACCTGGACTACGGCGAACTGCGCCTGTTCCCGGGCAACTATGACGAGTACATGACTGTCGCGACCCAATCACGCGAACAACTGCTGTCAGAAAACGCCAAGAAGAAAGCTCAGATCAACGAACTGCAAGCGTTCGTCAGCCGTTTCTCGGCCAACGCCTCTAAATCCAAGCAGGCCAGCTCCCGCGCCAAGGCGATCGACAAGATCACGCTGGCCGAGGTCAAACCTTCGAGCCGTGTCAGCCCGTTCATCCGTTTCGAGCAGACTAAAAAGCTGCACCGCCAGGCCGTCATTGTTGAACGCATGGCTAAAGGCTTTGATGGAAAGACGCTGTTTAAAGACTTCAGCTTTACCGTCGAAGCCGGTGAGCGCGTCGCAATCATTGGCCCGAACGGTATCGGTAAAACGACCTTGCTGCGCACCATGGTCAATGAGCTGACACCGGATGCCGGCACGATCAAGTGGACTGAGTCCGCTGAACTGGGCTACTACGCTCAGGATCACGCTCATGACTTTGAAGACGACGTAACCCTGTTTGACTGGATGGGGCAATGGACTCAAGGCGAGCAAATGATTCGAGGCACCTTGGGCCGCATGCTGTTCTCGAACGATGACATCCTGAAATCGGTCAAAGTGATTTCCGGTGGTGAGCAAGGCCGTATGCTGTTCGGCAAGCTGATCCTGCAAAAGCCAAACGTGCTGATCATGGACGAACCAACCAACCACTTGGACATGGAATCCATCGAAGCGCTGAACCTGGCGCTCGAGAACTACCCTGGCACTCTGGTCTTCGTCAGCCATGACCGCGAGTTCGTATCGTCGCTGGCCACTCGCATCATCGAGTTGAGCCCAAGCGGTGTGATCGACTTTAGCGGCACATACGATGACTACCTGCGCAGCCAAGGCGTCGTGTTCTGATTTCAGACACCGCGTATCGCTGAGTCAGACGTCTTAACGAGAAACCCCGCCCTGGTGACGGGGTTTTTCGTTTCTGTGCC
This window encodes:
- a CDS encoding ABC-F family ATPase — protein: MISTANITMQFGAKPLFENVSVKFGAGNRYGLIGANGCGKSTFMKILGSDLEPSGGQVMLEPNVRLGKLRQDQFAYEEFTVIDTVIMGHEELWKVKAERDRIYSLPEMTEEDGMAVAELETEFAEMDGYTAESRAGELLLGLGIGIEQHNGPMSEVSPGWKLRVLLAQALFSDPEVLLLDEPTNHLDINTIRWLENVLTQRNSLMIIISHDRHFLNSVCTHMADLDYGELRLFPGNYDEYMTVATQSREQLLSENAKKKAQINELQAFVSRFSANASKSKQASSRAKAIDKITLAEVKPSSRVSPFIRFEQTKKLHRQAVIVERMAKGFDGKTLFKDFSFTVEAGERVAIIGPNGIGKTTLLRTMVNELTPDAGTIKWTESAELGYYAQDHAHDFEDDVTLFDWMGQWTQGEQMIRGTLGRMLFSNDDILKSVKVISGGEQGRMLFGKLILQKPNVLIMDEPTNHLDMESIEALNLALENYPGTLVFVSHDREFVSSLATRIIELSPSGVIDFSGTYDDYLRSQGVVF